A stretch of Bradyrhizobium sp. CCBAU 53338 DNA encodes these proteins:
- a CDS encoding nuclear transport factor 2 family protein, with protein sequence MTTTAMLRAFCDAVEQRNGRAFADLFTEDGVYHDVFYGAFEGRDKIAGMVDDWFYRTATDFRWDMHDPVGNGTTLYARYTFSYKSTLPEASGARAMFEGVAIMTLRGGKIATYHEVANTAPAFLDLKFAPERIAKIVAKQGAELKARTEMKRHLV encoded by the coding sequence ATGACCACCACCGCCATGCTGCGTGCTTTCTGCGACGCTGTCGAACAGCGCAACGGTCGTGCCTTTGCCGATCTCTTCACCGAGGACGGCGTCTATCACGACGTGTTCTACGGCGCTTTCGAAGGGCGCGACAAAATCGCTGGAATGGTCGACGACTGGTTCTATCGCACGGCGACCGATTTCCGCTGGGACATGCATGACCCCGTCGGCAACGGCACCACGCTGTATGCGCGCTACACGTTCAGCTACAAATCAACCCTGCCGGAAGCGAGCGGCGCGCGCGCGATGTTCGAGGGCGTCGCGATCATGACGCTGCGCGGCGGCAAGATCGCGACCTATCACGAGGTCGCCAACACCGCGCCGGCGTTCCTCGATCTGAAGTTCGCGCCGGAGCGGATCGCCAAGATCGTCGCCAAGCAGGGCGCCGAGCTGAAGGCGCGAACGGAGATGAAGCGGCATCTGGTGTGA
- a CDS encoding undecaprenyl-diphosphate phosphatase: MSDTIRAVILGIIEGVTEFLPVSSTGHLLLAERFFGLGEGAFWDSFTVLIQLGAILAIVGLYFKKLWDVVIGFFSGDSYSRRFVIGVLVAFLPAVVVGLIAGKYIKTLLFNPWVVCFTLIVGGAILLWVDKLDLKPREHDATKFPLLMYLYIGIAQCIAMIPGVSRSGASIVAAMFLGADKRAAAEFSFFLAIPTMIGAFAYDFYKSRAEMTMDHMGIVAIGFIVSFITAIIVVKSFLEYVTRHGFVVFAWWRVIVGTLGLIALALGR; the protein is encoded by the coding sequence ATGTCAGATACAATACGGGCAGTGATCCTCGGCATCATCGAGGGGGTGACCGAGTTCCTTCCCGTGTCCTCGACCGGCCACCTCCTGCTTGCGGAGCGATTCTTCGGCCTCGGCGAAGGCGCCTTCTGGGATTCGTTTACGGTTCTGATCCAGCTCGGCGCGATCCTCGCGATCGTGGGGCTCTACTTCAAGAAGCTGTGGGACGTCGTGATCGGCTTCTTCTCCGGCGATTCCTATTCCCGCCGCTTCGTGATCGGCGTGCTGGTCGCGTTCCTGCCGGCTGTCGTCGTCGGCCTCATCGCCGGCAAGTACATCAAGACCCTGCTGTTCAACCCCTGGGTCGTCTGCTTCACGCTGATCGTCGGCGGTGCCATCCTGCTCTGGGTCGACAAGCTCGACCTCAAGCCGCGCGAGCATGATGCCACGAAGTTTCCGCTGCTGATGTATCTCTATATCGGCATCGCGCAGTGCATTGCGATGATTCCCGGCGTGTCGCGCTCCGGCGCCAGCATCGTCGCCGCGATGTTCCTGGGCGCGGACAAGCGGGCGGCGGCGGAGTTCTCGTTCTTTCTCGCCATTCCGACCATGATCGGCGCGTTCGCCTACGATTTCTACAAGAGCCGCGCCGAGATGACGATGGACCACATGGGTATCGTCGCGATCGGCTTCATCGTGTCGTTCATCACTGCGATCATCGTGGTGAAGTCGTTTCTGGAATATGTCACCCGCCACGGCTTCGTGGTGTTCGCCTGGTGGCGCGTCATCGTCGGCACGCTCGGCCTGATCGCGCTGGCGCTGGGCCGTTAA
- the rplT gene encoding 50S ribosomal protein L20: MSRVKRGVTAHAKHKKVYKAAKGFYGRRKNTIRAAKPAVEKAQQYAFRDRKRKKRTFRALWIQRLNAAVRPFGLTYSRFIDGLAKSGITVDRKVLSDLAIHEPASFQLIAEKAKAALAA, encoded by the coding sequence ATGTCTCGCGTCAAACGCGGTGTGACCGCCCACGCCAAGCACAAGAAAGTCTACAAGGCCGCCAAGGGCTTCTACGGCCGCCGCAAGAACACCATCCGCGCCGCCAAGCCGGCCGTGGAAAAGGCCCAGCAGTACGCTTTCCGTGACCGCAAGCGCAAGAAGCGCACCTTCCGCGCGCTCTGGATCCAGCGTCTCAACGCAGCGGTCCGTCCGTTCGGCCTGACCTACAGCCGATTTATCGACGGTCTCGCCAAGTCGGGCATCACCGTGGACCGCAAGGTGCTGTCGGATCTCGCGATCCACGAGCCCGCGTCGTTCCAGCTGATCGCCGAGAAGGCCAAAGCTGCGCTAGCCGCCTAA
- the rpmI gene encoding 50S ribosomal protein L35 — translation MPKLKTKSGAKKRFKVTATGKVMFAHRGKRHGMIKRTKKQIRQLRGTSVLFKTDGDNVKKYFLPNA, via the coding sequence ATGCCCAAGCTGAAGACCAAATCGGGCGCTAAAAAGCGCTTCAAGGTGACTGCCACCGGCAAAGTGATGTTCGCCCATCGCGGCAAGCGTCACGGCATGATCAAGCGGACGAAGAAGCAGATCCGTCAGCTTCGCGGCACCAGCGTGCTGTTCAAGACCGACGGCGACAACGTCAAGAAGTACTTCTTGCCGAACGCCTGA
- a CDS encoding acyl-CoA thioesterase domain-containing protein, with the protein MPFFTRDGDTFHPTEVANGPWDPKSLHGRVIIGLIGFAIEERHSGPEFVPARLTVDMFRLPTIDKPIHVTTRLVRDGMRIRVVEAEFLSGGISMARASCQLLRRTQNPEGNVWSPPNWDVPKPSDIPKPTDPRLGMNGKWTTRPIVGHMGSLGPRRLWMSEVRELVAGVPMTPFVHVATGADFASPFANAGDKGLGYINSDVTIYLHRLPVTNWIGFDVVNHQATDGVAIGECWLYDEQGPIGTATVAALAQRKPMAKPPPP; encoded by the coding sequence ATGCCTTTCTTCACCCGCGACGGCGATACATTCCATCCGACGGAAGTGGCCAACGGTCCGTGGGACCCGAAATCGCTGCACGGGCGCGTCATCATCGGCCTGATCGGCTTCGCCATCGAGGAGCGCCATTCCGGCCCTGAGTTCGTGCCTGCGCGGCTCACCGTCGACATGTTTCGGCTGCCGACCATCGACAAGCCGATTCACGTGACGACGCGGCTGGTGCGCGACGGAATGCGCATCCGCGTCGTCGAGGCGGAGTTCCTCTCCGGCGGCATCAGCATGGCGCGCGCCTCCTGCCAGCTGCTGCGGCGAACGCAAAACCCCGAGGGCAATGTCTGGTCGCCGCCGAACTGGGACGTGCCGAAGCCATCAGACATTCCAAAGCCGACCGACCCCAGGCTCGGCATGAACGGCAAATGGACGACGCGCCCCATCGTCGGCCACATGGGCTCGCTCGGTCCGCGCCGACTCTGGATGAGCGAGGTGCGCGAACTCGTTGCCGGCGTGCCGATGACGCCGTTTGTCCATGTCGCCACCGGCGCCGACTTCGCAAGCCCGTTCGCCAATGCCGGCGACAAGGGACTCGGCTACATCAACAGCGACGTCACGATCTATCTGCACCGCCTGCCGGTGACGAACTGGATCGGATTCGACGTGGTGAACCACCAGGCCACGGACGGCGTCGCGATCGGCGAATGCTGGCTCTACGACGAGCAGGGCCCGATCGGCACCGCGACGGTCGCCGCGCTGGCGCAGCGCAAGCCGATGGCGAAGCCACCTCCGCCGTAG
- the pheS gene encoding phenylalanine--tRNA ligase subunit alpha, protein MSDLATLETSILDQIAAAGDEAALEAVRVAALGKKGSISALLATLGKMSPDERKTQGAAINQAKDKVTEALGARRDVLKSAALDARLASETVDVTLPLRDAQAEAGRIHPLSQVWDELTTIFADMGFSVAEGPDIETDDYNFTKLNFPEGHPAREMHDTFFFYPKEDGSRMLLRTHTSPVQVRTMLSQKPPIRVICPGRTYRIDSDATHTPQFHQVEGLVIDKHSHLGHLKWILHEFCKAFFEVDHINMRFRPSFFPFTEPSLEVDIQCRRDKGEIRFGEGEDWLEILGCGMVHPNVLRACGIDPDEYQGFAWGMGIDRIAMLKYGIADLRQLFDSDVRWLSHYGFKPLEVPTLAGGLSS, encoded by the coding sequence GTGTCCGACCTCGCAACGCTTGAAACATCCATCCTCGACCAGATCGCCGCCGCCGGCGACGAAGCCGCGCTCGAAGCGGTGCGCGTCGCAGCCCTCGGCAAGAAGGGCTCGATCTCGGCGCTGCTTGCCACGCTCGGCAAGATGTCGCCCGACGAGCGCAAGACGCAGGGCGCGGCGATCAACCAGGCCAAGGACAAGGTCACCGAGGCGCTCGGTGCACGGCGCGACGTGCTGAAGTCGGCAGCGCTCGATGCGCGGCTCGCATCCGAGACCGTCGACGTCACGCTGCCGCTGCGCGATGCGCAGGCCGAGGCCGGCCGCATCCATCCGCTGAGCCAGGTCTGGGACGAGCTCACCACGATCTTCGCCGACATGGGTTTCTCGGTCGCCGAAGGCCCAGACATCGAGACCGACGACTACAACTTCACCAAGCTGAATTTCCCTGAAGGCCATCCGGCGCGCGAAATGCACGACACGTTCTTCTTCTATCCGAAGGAGGACGGCTCGCGCATGCTGTTGCGTACCCACACCTCGCCGGTGCAGGTGCGCACGATGCTGAGCCAGAAGCCGCCGATCCGCGTGATCTGCCCGGGCCGCACCTACCGCATCGATTCGGACGCGACCCACACGCCGCAATTCCACCAGGTCGAAGGGCTCGTCATCGACAAGCATTCTCATCTCGGCCACCTCAAATGGATCCTGCACGAGTTCTGCAAGGCGTTCTTCGAGGTCGACCACATCAACATGCGCTTCCGTCCCTCGTTCTTCCCGTTCACGGAGCCGTCGCTGGAAGTCGACATCCAGTGCCGCCGCGACAAGGGCGAGATTCGCTTCGGCGAGGGCGAGGACTGGCTCGAGATTCTGGGCTGCGGCATGGTGCATCCGAACGTGCTGCGTGCCTGCGGCATCGATCCCGACGAGTACCAGGGCTTTGCCTGGGGCATGGGCATCGACCGCATCGCCATGTTGAAATACGGCATCGCCGATCTCCGCCAACTGTTCGACAGCGACGTCCGCTGGCTCAGCCATTACGGCTTCAAGCCGCTCGAAGTGCCGACGCTCGCGGGAGGGCTGAGCTCGTGA
- a CDS encoding glutathione S-transferase family protein: MFTLFHHPFCPHSRFIRLIAGEYGLELKLVEERSWERREAFLLLNAAGTTPVLVDDEQPPIPGGAIIAEYIDEAYGAEMGPKRLMPETIAERVEVRRLMAWFNEKFFEEVSHPLVTERIYKRFMSEGNGGGPPSPDVMRAAKANVRYHLAYIGWLAQTRNFLAGDRPTYADLAAAAHLSAIDYLGDVPWSEDDAAKAWYARVKSRPSFRPLLSEWLAGVPASRTYVDLDF; this comes from the coding sequence ATGTTTACGCTGTTTCATCATCCGTTCTGTCCGCATTCGCGATTCATCCGCCTGATCGCGGGCGAATACGGGCTCGAACTGAAGCTGGTCGAGGAGCGCAGCTGGGAACGGCGCGAGGCGTTTCTGCTGCTCAACGCGGCCGGCACCACGCCCGTTCTGGTGGACGACGAACAGCCGCCGATCCCGGGCGGGGCCATCATCGCCGAATATATCGACGAGGCCTATGGCGCTGAGATGGGCCCCAAGCGGCTGATGCCGGAGACGATCGCCGAGCGCGTCGAGGTGCGCCGGCTGATGGCCTGGTTCAACGAAAAGTTCTTCGAGGAGGTCTCCCACCCGCTCGTCACCGAGCGCATCTACAAGCGCTTCATGAGCGAGGGCAATGGCGGCGGCCCGCCCTCGCCCGACGTGATGCGCGCCGCCAAGGCCAACGTGCGCTATCATCTGGCCTATATCGGCTGGCTGGCGCAGACCCGTAACTTCCTCGCCGGCGACCGGCCCACTTACGCGGATCTCGCCGCCGCGGCGCATCTCTCGGCGATCGACTATCTGGGCGACGTGCCATGGAGCGAGGACGACGCAGCAAAGGCGTGGTACGCGCGGGTGAAATCCCGTCCGTCGTTCCGCCCGCTGCTGAGCGAATGGCTGGCGGGCGTGCCGGCGTCGCGGACCTACGTGGACCTGGATTTCTGA
- the queG gene encoding tRNA epoxyqueuosine(34) reductase QueG, protein MAGGRAGVADLRGPGFLNSDPTELKTALAREARALGFDCIGVTAPGTIDSAGRRFLEFIASGGHGDMDWLASQPERRVDPRGLWPDVRSVIMLGVNYGPDSDPLAILKQRTRAAISVYAQGDDYHDLIKKRLKALARWLVATAPSEVKVFVDTAAVMEKPLAQAAHLGWQGKHTNLVSREFGSWLFLGAIYTTLDLPRDDAEIDHCGSCQACLDICPTSAFPAPYQLDARRCISYLTIENKGPIPQEFRKAIGNRIYGCDDCLAACPWNKFAQEGREAKLAARDELRAPGLGELSRLDDAGFRALFTKSPVKRIGRDRFLRNVLVAIGNSDDAALAKEACRLLDDASPLVRGAAVWALGQLAPQDELAAVKNAAMSNEPDESVREEWRTTS, encoded by the coding sequence ATGGCTGGCGGGCGTGCCGGCGTCGCGGACCTACGTGGACCTGGATTTCTGAACTCCGATCCGACTGAACTGAAGACGGCGCTGGCGCGCGAGGCGCGCGCACTCGGCTTCGACTGCATCGGCGTCACGGCGCCCGGCACGATCGACAGCGCCGGACGGCGCTTCCTCGAATTCATCGCCTCCGGCGGCCATGGCGACATGGACTGGCTCGCGAGCCAGCCGGAACGCCGCGTCGATCCGCGCGGGCTGTGGCCGGATGTGCGCAGCGTGATCATGCTCGGCGTCAATTACGGCCCCGACTCCGATCCGCTCGCAATCCTCAAGCAGCGCACGCGCGCGGCGATCTCGGTCTATGCGCAGGGCGACGACTATCACGACCTCATCAAGAAGCGGTTGAAGGCGCTGGCCCGCTGGCTGGTCGCGACCGCGCCGAGCGAAGTGAAGGTGTTCGTCGACACCGCGGCGGTGATGGAGAAGCCGCTGGCGCAAGCCGCGCATCTCGGCTGGCAGGGCAAGCACACCAATCTGGTCTCGCGCGAGTTCGGATCGTGGCTGTTTCTCGGCGCCATCTACACCACGCTCGACTTGCCGCGCGACGATGCCGAGATCGATCATTGCGGCTCGTGCCAGGCCTGCCTCGACATCTGCCCGACCTCGGCGTTTCCCGCGCCTTACCAGCTCGATGCGCGGCGCTGCATCTCCTATCTCACCATCGAGAACAAGGGACCGATCCCGCAGGAATTTCGCAAGGCCATCGGCAACCGCATCTATGGCTGCGACGATTGCCTCGCGGCGTGCCCCTGGAACAAGTTTGCGCAGGAGGGACGTGAGGCCAAGCTCGCCGCGCGCGACGAATTACGCGCGCCTGGTCTCGGCGAACTTTCACGGCTTGACGACGCAGGGTTTCGCGCGCTGTTCACGAAGTCACCGGTGAAGCGCATCGGGCGTGACCGGTTCTTGCGGAACGTGCTGGTTGCGATTGGTAACTCGGACGATGCGGCGCTGGCGAAGGAAGCGTGTCGCTTGCTTGATGATGCGAGCCCGCTGGTGCGCGGCGCTGCAGTTTGGGCGCTAGGGCAGTTGGCGCCGCAGGACGAGCTTGCGGCGGTGAAGAACGCTGCGATGAGCAACGAGCCCGATGAGAGCGTGCGTGAGGAGTGGCGCACCACCTCCTAG
- the infC gene encoding translation initiation factor IF-3 — protein sequence MRRPNRAPAPAAKDGPRINDDIRNAQIQLIDAAGDNKGTVETMLAIKMAQEAGMDLVEISPNTSPPVCKIMDYGKYKYSAQKKAAEARKRQKTVEIKEIKLRPMIDDHDYDVKMRAMLRFFEEGDKVKITLRYRGREMAHQEIGTKLLDKIKTDVAELAKVEQDARFEGRQVVMVLAPR from the coding sequence ATTCGCCGTCCCAATAGAGCCCCGGCCCCTGCCGCCAAAGACGGGCCGCGCATCAATGATGATATTCGCAATGCGCAGATCCAGCTGATCGACGCTGCCGGTGACAACAAAGGCACCGTCGAGACGATGCTCGCCATCAAGATGGCCCAGGAAGCTGGCATGGATCTCGTCGAGATTTCGCCGAATACCAGCCCTCCCGTCTGCAAGATCATGGACTACGGGAAGTATAAGTATTCCGCCCAGAAGAAAGCCGCCGAAGCCCGCAAGCGGCAGAAGACCGTCGAGATCAAGGAGATCAAGCTCCGCCCGATGATCGACGACCACGATTACGACGTGAAGATGCGCGCGATGCTGCGGTTCTTCGAAGAGGGCGACAAGGTCAAGATCACCCTGCGCTATCGCGGCCGCGAAATGGCGCACCAGGAGATCGGCACCAAGCTGCTGGACAAGATCAAGACCGACGTCGCCGAGCTCGCCAAGGTCGAGCAGGACGCCCGGTTCGAGGGCCGTCAGGTCGTCATGGTACTGGCGCCGCGCTGA
- a CDS encoding carboxylesterase: MTPAIPDAVLDFIDVGEGPSARKIAVRHRAGQGSGQGPGVVWLGGFKSDMQGGKAVALDAWAGERGRAAVRFDYSGHGESSGDFADGTIGSWLEDSVAVFERFCTGPQILIGSSMGGWMALLLAREIRKRSGKASLAGLVLIAPAPDFTEELMWKNFSPEVKKEIETKGFWLRPSEYGDGTPYPITRKLIEEGRNHLVLGSAIDLGCPVRILQGAQDPDVPWQHAFSLTHRLPADDVVLTLIQDGDHRLSRPQDIARILAAVAEIG; the protein is encoded by the coding sequence ATGACCCCAGCAATTCCCGATGCCGTGCTCGACTTCATCGATGTTGGCGAAGGACCGTCAGCGCGCAAAATCGCGGTGCGTCACCGCGCCGGCCAGGGATCTGGTCAAGGGCCCGGCGTCGTCTGGCTCGGCGGCTTCAAGTCGGACATGCAGGGCGGCAAGGCGGTGGCGCTCGACGCCTGGGCCGGCGAGCGCGGCCGTGCCGCCGTCAGGTTCGACTATTCCGGCCATGGCGAATCCAGCGGCGATTTCGCCGACGGAACCATCGGCAGCTGGCTCGAGGACAGCGTCGCGGTGTTCGAGCGGTTCTGCACCGGTCCGCAAATCCTGATCGGTTCGTCCATGGGCGGCTGGATGGCGCTGCTGCTCGCGCGGGAGATCAGGAAGCGTTCCGGCAAAGCCTCGCTGGCGGGCCTGGTGCTGATCGCACCGGCGCCCGACTTCACCGAAGAGCTGATGTGGAAGAATTTTTCACCCGAGGTGAAGAAGGAGATCGAGACTAAGGGCTTTTGGCTCAGGCCATCCGAATATGGCGACGGCACGCCCTATCCGATCACGCGCAAGCTGATCGAGGAGGGGCGCAACCATCTCGTGCTCGGCAGCGCCATCGATCTCGGCTGTCCCGTCCGCATCCTGCAAGGCGCGCAGGATCCTGATGTGCCATGGCAGCACGCGTTTTCGTTGACGCACCGCCTGCCGGCCGACGACGTCGTGCTCACCCTGATCCAGGACGGCGATCACCGCCTGTCCCGCCCGCAGGACATCGCGCGCATTCTTGCCGCGGTGGCGGAGATCGGGTGA
- a CDS encoding endonuclease domain-containing protein, producing MPHAVVSERQRSRAKQLRRSMTRAEKLLWRYLKANRIDGLGIRRQTPIGNYVADFVCFSSKLIIELDGESHDFEERQKADQRRDAFFTAEGFQVLRFTNEQVMTNLEGVVQTIGQAASVGARGLPPSLTLPHKGGGNTSTDQSNSTDKSRGNQP from the coding sequence ATGCCGCACGCAGTTGTGAGCGAGCGTCAGCGCAGCCGGGCGAAGCAACTTCGCCGGTCGATGACGCGCGCTGAAAAACTGCTGTGGCGCTACCTGAAGGCTAATCGCATCGACGGTTTGGGCATCCGCCGTCAAACCCCAATCGGAAACTACGTCGCCGACTTCGTCTGCTTCTCCTCCAAACTCATCATCGAGCTCGACGGAGAATCGCACGACTTTGAAGAGCGGCAAAAAGCAGATCAACGTCGCGACGCGTTCTTCACCGCTGAGGGTTTTCAGGTTCTTCGCTTCACCAACGAGCAGGTGATGACGAACCTCGAGGGGGTTGTTCAGACGATCGGCCAGGCAGCTTCTGTCGGAGCCCGCGGCTTACCCCCCTCCCTGACCCTCCCCCACAAGGGGGGAGGGAACACTAGCACTGACCAGAGCAATTCAACCGACAAGAGCCGAGGCAACCAGCCATGA